In a single window of the Sphingosinicella microcystinivorans genome:
- a CDS encoding EamA family transporter — protein sequence MSDAESPPATSGRIPPLHLLLALAVVAVWGTNFVVIRVALDDLPPLLFAALRFTFAFLPAALFIRRPDVRWQALAAYGVLIGFGQFGLLYIAMRSDISPGLASLVVQSQVFFTIGLAMYFARERLRPFQIAALLLATAGIGVILAHTDGSTTPLGLVLVLVAAMSWAIGNHVARTSGVSDMLGFVVWSSLFSVPPLIIGSLLFEGPASIGAALARADTATWAAVLWQSVGNTLFGYAAWGWLLARHPAATITPSALLVPVFGMASSAILLNEGLPGWKLLAATLVMGGLAVNILWPLAAPHILRRR from the coding sequence ATGAGCGACGCCGAATCTCCGCCAGCCACGTCCGGCCGCATTCCGCCGCTCCACCTGCTGCTGGCGCTCGCGGTCGTCGCGGTGTGGGGTACGAACTTCGTGGTGATCCGGGTCGCGCTCGACGACCTGCCGCCGCTGCTGTTCGCGGCGCTGCGTTTCACCTTCGCCTTCCTGCCGGCGGCGCTCTTCATCCGCCGCCCCGATGTGCGCTGGCAGGCGCTCGCCGCCTACGGCGTGCTGATCGGCTTCGGGCAGTTCGGCCTGCTCTACATCGCGATGCGCAGCGACATCTCGCCGGGGCTCGCCTCGCTCGTCGTGCAGTCGCAGGTGTTCTTCACGATCGGGCTCGCCATGTATTTCGCGCGGGAGAGGCTGCGGCCCTTCCAGATCGCCGCGCTGCTGCTCGCGACCGCCGGGATCGGCGTGATTCTCGCCCACACGGACGGCAGCACGACGCCGCTCGGCCTCGTCCTCGTGCTCGTCGCCGCGATGAGCTGGGCGATCGGCAACCATGTCGCGCGGACGAGCGGCGTTTCCGACATGCTCGGCTTCGTCGTCTGGTCGAGCCTGTTCTCGGTGCCGCCCCTCATCATCGGCTCGCTGCTGTTCGAAGGCCCGGCGTCGATCGGCGCGGCGCTGGCGCGGGCGGATACCGCGACGTGGGCGGCGGTGCTCTGGCAATCGGTGGGCAACACGCTGTTCGGCTATGCCGCGTGGGGCTGGCTGCTCGCGCGGCATCCGGCGGCGACGATCACGCCGAGCGCGCTGCTCGTCCCCGTGTTCGGCATGGCGTCGTCGGCGATCCTGCTGAACGAGGGGCTACCGGGCTGGAAGCTGCTGGCGGCAACGCTGGTGATGGGGGGCCTCGCAGTCAATATTCTCTGGCCGCTCGCGGCGCCGCACATCCTCCGCCGGCGCTAG